The DNA window AACCCCGGCTGTTGCAGGACGGCCGGGACATGTTCTGGTCCCTGATTCCGCTGGTCATCGGGTGCATCGTGCTGGCCGGGATGCTGGGCATGTGCTCGTTTCAGCTCGGCAACCACGAAGGCCCCGTCCCGCGCTATGACGCGGGGGCGGCCCTGCGTGCGGACGCTGCCACGCTCGGCTTTCCCATCCGCCAACCGCAGCTGCCCGCCGGCTGGCAGGCCAACTCCGGCCACCGCGGCGGTATCCAGGGCGGGCGGACCGATCCCGCCGGCGGTCAACGGGTGAACGCGCCCGTCTCGGTCGTCGGCTACATCAGTCCGACCGGGATGTATCTGAGCCTGACCCAGAGCAACGCCGATGAGGACAAGCTCGTCAATTCGATTCATCAGTCCGCCTACCCGACCGGAACGGTCGACGTCGGTGGGACCAGGTGGGTGGTCTATCAGGGTTCCGGCCAGAACGGCGCGGACGCCGAGCCGGTATGGACGACCCGGCTGGGTGGCCCGAGCGGCGCCCAAATTGCGATAACCGGCGCCGGAAACACCGATCAATTCCGTACGCTGGCGTCGGCGACGCAATCGCAACCGCCTTTGCCAAGCCGCTAGCCCGCCCGCGCAAGCAAAGGGATCGTCAACGTGACTGCACCAGAGGCTGATCTGTCCGGATGGTCGGTGGCACCGTTCAGCGGTGGCGGATACACCCATGACATCTACCGCAAGGGCAGCGGCCCCGGGGTGGTGCTGATCCCCGAACTCCCCGGGATCCATCCCGGTGTGCTCGCCTTGGGTAATCACCTGGTGGACAACGGCTTCACCGTCGCGATGCCGTCATTGTTCGGCGAACCGGGCAAGGCCAAGACGGCCGGCTACATCCTCGGCAGCATCGGGCGAGCCTGTGTGGCAAGGGAATTCGCCGCGCTGGCACTGAACAAGCAGCGACCGGTGGCGTTGTTCCTGCGTGCGCTGGCCAGCGACCTCAACGCATCGACGCCGGGCAAGGGCGTCGGCGTGATCGGCCAGTGCTTCACCGGCGGGTTCGCGCTGGCCGCCGCGGTCGACGACAGCGTGCTGGCGCCGGTGCTCTCGCAGCCGTCGGTCCCGTTCCCGCTGGGCGCCGCACGGCGCCGCGACCCCGGCCTGAGCGAATCCGAGCTGACCACCGTGGCCGACCGGTGCGCCAACGACGGCTTGTGCGCCATGGGCCTGCGGTTCAGCGAGGACAAGATGGCACCCGGCGAGCGGTTCGCGACGCTCAAGCAGCGCCTCGGTAACGCCTTCGAGGTGATCGACATCGATTCGGGCCCCGGCAATCAGCACGGCTTCGGCAAGATGGCGCACTCGGTGCTCACCGACGAGGTCCGCGAAGTCGACGGCCATCCCGCCTACGAGGCCCGCAAGCGAGTGGTCGAGTTCCTCACGCAACGCCTTTTCTAAGTTCGTTTCAGGAGATTTTGTACGCGTATGGCGATCGACGACCTTGTGGTCGACACCGACTACGGCCCGGTCCGGGGCATCGAGGACGACGGTGTCAAGGCGTGGAAGGGCATTCGGTACGCGGCGGCCCCCGTGGGCGAGCTGCGTTTCCGGGCGCCTCAACCGCCCGCGCGGTGGACCGAGGTCGCCGACGCCACCGCTTTCGGGCCCGCCTGCCCGCAACCCGTATTCCCCAACATGCCATTGGATTTGGGCGCGGCGCAGGGCGAAGACTGCCTGCGGCTCAACATCTGGGCGTCCTCTGACACCCGGACCGGTGATGCCAAAGCGGTGATGCTTTGGGTGCACGGCGGCGCCTACGTCCTGGGGTCGAGCAGCCAGACGCTCTATGACGGCCGCAGACTGGTCAGCCACGGCGACGTCGTCGTGGTGAGCGTCAACTACCGGCTCGGGGCGCTCGGCTTTCTCGACCTGTCGTCGGTCGACAGCGCAGGGCGGCATTTCGACTCGAATGTCGGGCTCCGCGACGTGCTGGCGGCGCTGGCGTGGGTGCGCGACAACATCGCTGCCTTCGGCGGCGATCCGCAGCGGGTCACGCTGTTCGGCGAGTCCGCCGGGGCCGGGATAGTCACCACGCTGCTGGCCAGCCCGCCGGCCAGGGGGCTGTTCGCCAGGGCGATCGCGCAAAGCTCGCCGGCCACTTCCGTTTACGACCGCGAACGCGCCGGACGGGTGGCCCAGGCCTTCCTCGACCGGCTGGGAGTCTCGCCGTCGGAATCCCAGCGACTGGTCGACATGCCGATGAGCGCGATCTTGGCCGCGTCGCAACAGGTGTTCGACGAAGTGCCGGTGCGCAACCCGGGAACGCTGGCCTTCGTCCCGATCGTCGACGGCGACGTGCTGACCGACTACCCGGTCAAGCTCGCGCAAGAGGGCCGCTCACATCCGGTCCCGCTGATCATCGGCACCAACAAACACGAGGCGGCGCTCTTCCGGTTGATGCGGTCGCGGCTGATGCCGATCACTCCGAGCGCGATCACGTCGATGTTCAACCAGATCGCCGCCGAACAACCCGATCTGCAGTTGCCCACCGAAGAAGTAATCGGCTCGGCGTATTCGCGAATGCGGCGCAAGGCAAGGATTTTGAGCATCGCGACCGACGTCGGCTTCCGGATGCCGTCGGTGTGGCTGGCCGAGGGGCACAGCCGGGTGGCGCCGGTGTATCTGTACCGGTTCGATTACGCCACCCCGATAATGAAGCTGCTGTTGGTCAACGCCGCGCACGCCACCGAACTGCCTTACGTCTGGGGCACTCTCGGGGCGCCCAGGGATCCCACGCTGAAGCTCGGCGGTGCCAAAACCGCCAAGGCGGTATCCAAGAGGGTGCGCACCCGATGGATCAATTTCGCCGCGCACACGAAGCCCGCGGGCCCGGCCGGCGAGCCGGAATGGACGCCGTATGCGGGGAACGACCGTTCCTGCCTGATCATCGACCGCAGCGACGCCGTCGCGCACGACGTCGACGCCAACATCCGCGCGGCGTGGGGCAGCGAAATGGTGAGCTTCCGCTAGGCGGATGCCTTGTCCGCCAGCGTTTGTCGCTTCATCTGGTCGAACATCTCGACGTAGTACGACAGGCATTCCGACAGCGCCTGCTCGGTGGTGAACAGGGGCTGATAACCGAGGTCGCGGGACGCCTTGGCGATGGAGAAGAAGTTGTCCAGGTACAGCCGCTCGACGGCGAGCGGCTCGAGCAGCGGCGCCGGTATGCCGAACCGGAAATGCAGCCGCTGCCAACCCGTCATCGCCGCGCGCACGATGGGGCCGTTCACCCGGACCCGTGGCCACTTCTCGCCGCAGGCCTCGACCACCGGCCTGGCGAACTCGAACATGTTGATCGGCTCGGCGTCGTTGATGAAGTACGCCTGGCCGGGCGCGGTGCCACCCGGGGTCAGATGCTCGGCAGCCAGGATGAAACCGTGAATCAGGTTGTGCACGTATGAGTTATCCAACCGGGCCGATTTGCGGCCGATCAGCACCTTGACGTGCCCGGCGATCACGCTCTCGAACAGCTTGCGGAACATCGTCTGATCGCCCCGGCCCCAGATGCCGCTGGGCCGAATCGCACACGTCAACAGGCCGCCAACACCGTTCTGGCCCAACACGAATCGCTCGGCGATCACTTTGGTCTCGGTATACAGGTCGTTGAACCGGTCGGTGTAAGGCAGCGTCTCGTCGCCGCCGGCGATGTTCTGGCCGCCCATCACGACGCTGTTGGACGAGGTGTAGACGAAGCGCTGCACCCCGGCCGCCTGCCCGGCGCGGACCAGGTTCTCGGTGCCCCCGACGTTGACGCCGAAGCTGCGCTGCCGGTACTCGTCGGTCACCGACGCACCGCCCATCAGGTCGATGATCGCCGCGGTGTGGAAGACGGTGTCGATACCGTCGACCGCTTGGGCGCACGCGGCCGTGTCGGTGATGTCGCCCTGCAGCACCTCCAGCCGCGGGTGTGGCGGCAGCGGCGAGGGCGCGCGGTCGAAGGAGCGGACCTGATGCCCGCGGTCGAGCAGGGTGGTTACCAGGTTCGCGCCGACGAATCCGGAGCCCCCGGTGACCAGGACGCGGCCGAGTTCGGCCGTCAGCGATGCATCACCCATGTCTGAGAGCATAACTGCAACGTGTTCCAAGTTGGCAAAGAGTTTTCAACCAAGACCCCCGATATCACCGAATTCAGCCATCCTCGGCCTCGCCCGCCGCGAGCGCATCCTCGATTTTCTTGCGAGCTCCAGCTAAGTGCTCTTCGCAGCGTTTAGCCAGCTGTTCGCCTCTTTCCCATAGCTTCAGCGACTCATCGAGGTCCAAACCGCCCTGCTCCAGCACGCGGACGACCTCGATCAGTTCGTCCCGGCACGCCTCATAGCCCAGATGACTAATAGGTGTAATGACTTCGCCCTCGTTCGGGGCGGGGGAGCCGTCCCCGCCGTTCTTACCCGCCATCGGTCCGTCCTTCGCTCACGGCGGCCACGGCGCCGTCGGCCACCCGCACCCGCAGCCGCGTGCCCGCCGGCGCGTCATCGACCGAACGGAGCACGTGGCTCGTCGTCGCCCCGATGGCTTGCACGGTGGTTTGCACGATGGCGTAACCACGGGCCAGCGTCGCCGCCGGCCCCAACGTCGCCAGCCGCGCGCTCAGGTGGCCGACCCGCTCGGTCTCGGTGGCGGCCAGCCGGGTGATGTCCCGGCGAATCGCCGACCGCGCCCGGTGCACCTCGTCGGCACGCGCCGTCAACGCCGCCAGCGGCTCGGCCAGCACCGGGCGGCTGCGGATCTGGGCCAGCGCCCGCTGCTCGCGGGACACCCAGTTGCGCAACGCCTGCGCGCTGCGCCGGCGCAGGTCGTCGACCAGCCGCTGCTCGGCGGCGGTGTCGGGCACCACCTTCTTCGCCGCGTCGGTGGGCGTGGCCGCTCGCAAATCGGCGACCAGATCGCACAGCGGGTTGTCGGGTTCGTGGCCGACCGCGCTGATCACCGGGGTGCGGCAGGCCGCGATGGCGCGGCACAGCGTCTCGTCGGAGAACGGGAGCAGATCCTCCACGCTGCCGCCGCCTCGGGCGATCACGATGACGTCGACCTCGCCGTCACGATCGAGTTCGCCTAGCGCCCCGACGATCTGGGCGACCGCGTTGGGGCCTTGGACCGCGGTGTTGCGCACCGCGAACCGCACGCCGGGCCAGCGTGCGGTCGCCACGGTCGTCACGTCGTGCTCGGCGGCGCTGGCCCGGCCGGTGATCAGGCCAATCATGTTGGGCAGGAAGGGGATCGGCCGCTTGAGCCGCGGATCGAAAAGCCCTTCGGCATCCAGCAGCCGGCGCAGCCGATCGATGCGGGCCAGCAGCTCGCCCACGCCGACAGCGCGAATCTCGGTGAGCCGCAAGGAGAATGTGCCCCGGCCCGTGTAAAAAGACGGCTTGCCGCGCACCACAACCTGCGTGCCCTCGGCCAGCTTCACCGGCGCGTTCAGCACCAGATCGCGCGGGCACGTCACCGTCAGCGACATGTCGGCGGCCGGGTCGCGCAGCACCATGAACACGGTTTTGGAGTCCTGCCGCATCGAGATCTGGGCCAGCTGGCCCTCGACCCAGACGGTGCCCAGCTTGTCGATCCAGCCCGCGACCCGGATGGCCACCGCACGTACCGGGAACGGGTTCTCGGCGGAATTCGGTTCGGAGGTAACGGCCGGGGTCACTTCGCGTTCGCGCGGGTGATCCTGTTGGCGAGCAGCGTCTGGAACGGTGCGCGGCCCTTGGTGGCCTGCTCGTAGGCCAGCAGGGCTTCGAGTTCGTCCACGCGCAGCGATTGCAGACGGGCCCGCAGCTGCGCCAGCGTCAGCGACGAGTAGTCCAATTCGGCGACGACCGCCGGCTGCGGAACCGACGCGTTGGCGGCCGGCTTCTTCGATTGCCGGGCGCCCTTGGTCAGGGCGCTGGCGTCCTCGTGCGCGTCGGCCACCGAGTACAGCGCGAACCGGCCCTCGGCCCGGCGCTCGCCCTCACCGCCGTCCTGCGGCGCGCCGTTAGCGGCGTCGATCGCGTCGTTGAGGTCCTCGTCGAAAGTCGCCCATTCCGGTTTTTCGTCCCGGGGCGGGAAAATCGATTCGAGGGTGCTGTCGCCCTTGATCGCCAGCTCCGCGAGGTTCTGCTGAAAGCGCATCACGATGTGCGCCGCCTGGCTGGCCAGTGTCATCGGGTACATCAGGATGGTTTTCGGCAGCCTGATGGTCTCCTCGACGGCGAGCGTCGCCGCGCCGACCAGCAGCCGAACTCCATACGGTGCAGTGCCCATGGGTCCAAGATTGCCCTAAGCGGCGGCTAACTCCAAGCCCACCGGTGCGAGCTGGCAACCCCGTGTCGGCAGTCAGTACCCTGGACGTCATGCCGCCGACCATCGACATGGGGATTCCCGGCGCGGTCCGATCGGTAGCCGGCGAACCAGCCCGCAAGCGAGTGCTCCTGGCCGAGCCGCGCGGATACTGCGCGGGCGTCGACAGGGCCGTGGAGACCGTGGAACGCGCCCTGGAGAAGCACGGCCCACCGGTGTACGTGCGTCACGAGATCGTGCACAACCGGCACGTGGTAAGCACGCTGGAAAAGGCTGGTGCGGTGTTCGTCGAGGAGACCGACGAGGTGCCCGAGGGCGCCATCGTGGTGTTTTCCGCGCACGGCGTCGCGCCCACGGTGCACGCCGCCGCCGCCGACCGCAACCTGCACACCATCGACGCCACGTGCCCCCTGGTGACCAAGGTGCACAACGAGGCCAGGCGATTCGCGCGCAACGACTACGACATCCTGCTCATCGGCCACGAGGGCCACGAGGAGGTCGTCGGCACCGCCGGGGAGGCGCCCGACCACGTGCAGCTGGTCGACGGGGTCGCCGGCGCGGACAAGGTGACGGTGCGCGACGAGAACAAGGTGGTGTGGCTGTCCCAGACCACCCTGTCGGTCGACGAGACCATGGAAATCGTCGAGCGGCTGCGGGAACGGTTCCCGAAGCTGCAGGATCCGCCCAGCGACGACATCTGCTACGCGACGCAGAACCGGCAGGTCGCGGTCAAGGCGATGGCGCCGGCGTGTGAGTTGGTGATCGTCGTCGGCTCTCGCAATTCATCGAATTCGGTGCGGCTCGTGGAAGTGGCGCTGGGCGGCGGGGCCGCGGCCGCGCACCTGGTCGATTGGGCCGACGACATCGACCCGGCGTGGCTGGAAGGCGTCACCACGGTGGGCGTCACCTCGGGTGCGTCGGTTCCCGAAGTCCTGGTCGAAGGCGTGCTGGCACGGCTCGCCGAGTGCGGCTACGACGTGGTGCAGCCGGTCACGACCGCGCAGGAGACCCTGGTGTTCGCGCTGCCGCGCGAGATCCGGTCGGTTCGCTGAGCCACCGAGCGCTCAGACCACCGGCGGCGACCCGTCGCACCCGCCTGCGCCGCTAGACGTCGTACTCCCAGGATTCCGCCGGGGGCTGTCCGTGCGACCGTCCGGGTGTCCGCGAGCGGCTGCGGCGCTCGGTGTGCGGCTCGCGCGGCGGATCTTGCGAACCGGTGCCGCGGTAGCGGACCTGCGAGATGGGGTGATGCGTCCCGGTGGAGCCGTTTGACGGGGGCCGCTTGCGCCTCGGTTCGTAGGACGGCTCGTAGGGCTCGCGGCTCTCGTAGCGGTTCTCATACCGGCCCGCGGAATTCGGGCCGCTCGGCGGCTCGTACCTGTCCCGGTAGGACTCGAAGCCGTCGAAACGGCTGCTCCGCGGCGTGGGCCGCTCGTACGGGCTGCGGCGGGTGCGCGGCTCGCGACGGGCGTCCCGCCCGCCGCGGGGATCGGGGTCGGCGTCCGGCCGGGGTCGGCGGCGTGACCGCCGGGGCGGCTCGGCGGCGTCGTAGTCGCGCGCCGGCGCGGCGCTGCGGCGGGTGCTGCGCCTCGGCCGCTCGGGCCGCTCGACCGGTTCGGACCCGTCGCCCAGAGGCTCGCGCGCATGCCGGGAACGGGTCCGGGCCGAACGCGTGGAGGTGCGGGTGCTGCGCGTCGTGCGGCGGGTCCGCGACGTGGATCCCGACGTGTGGCGGCGGGGGGAATCGGTGCTGTCGTCGGCGTCGTCCGCGTCGGCGTCGGACTGCAGCACGGACTGCGCTTTGGCGACGATGCCGTTGAAGAAGGACTTCACGCCGGCACCCGCGCCGCCGGCGGTGTCCTCAACGGTGTTCGCGGTTGTGCTTGGCGTGTAAGCGTTTCCGAAGTACCAGCGGGCCAGCCCGATCGCCAGCACCGCGCCCGCGGTGCCCAGCATCAGCGGGAAGCGCTCGATCAGCGGATAGCCACAGTTGATCAGCAGGTCTTTGAGCCGGCCCATTTTGGCGTCATGGAACAGCCAATAGGCGCCCGGGACCGCGCCGAAAAGGATCAGGGGCGGCTGGATGATCGTGGTGAAGATGCCATCCTGGCGCACCGCCAGCACCGCCGCCACGCAGCCGGCTATATAGAAGCCGGCGAAGACGTGGGTCAGTTCCTTGTGACCAGCGTCAATTCCGTAGCCGATGGCGGTCGCGGTGACGGCGATAAGCAGGGCTGCGTACCAGGGGACACCTGGGATCTTTGGATGGATCGAACGGTGGGCACCCTCCACCGCCGAACTTGCCCGCTGTGCTGACACATGTAGACCGTACCGGGAATGGGCCGAAAGGCCCGTAAATACCTCGTAGGGATCACGGGCGTGCCACGCCCGGGGCGCGCGATCGGCGGCGACCAACGGTCCCCGGCGCCCGTCGGCGCCAAGACCCCTAGACTTGGTTCCCCGTGAGCCTGAGCCTGGGAATAGTGGGTTTGCCCAACGTCGGCAAGTCGACCTTGTTCAACGCGCTGACCCGGAACAACGTGGTGGCGGCCAATTATCCGTTTGCGACGATCGAGCCCAACGAGGGCGTCGTCCCGCTGCCCGATCCCCGGCTGGACAAGCTGGCCGAGATGTTCGATTCCGAGAAGATCGTGCCGGCGCCGGTGACGTTCGTCGACATCGCCGGCATCGTCAAGGGCGCCTCCGAGGGCGCCGGGCTGGGCAACAAGTTCCTGGCCAACATCCGCGAGTGTGACGCGATCTGCCAGGTGGTGCGGGTGTTCGCCGACGACGACGTGGTGCACGTCGACGGCAAGGTCGATCCGGCCTCGGACATCGAGGTGATCGAGACCGAGCTGATCCTCGCCGACATGCAGACGCTTGAGCGTGCGGTGCCGCGGCTGGAAAAGGAAGCCCGCAACAACAAGGAGCGCAAGCCCGTGCACGAGGCGGCCGTCGCCGCGCAGGCCGTACTGGACTCGGGCAAGACGCTGTTTTCGGCCGGCGTCGACACGTCACTGCTGCGCGAGCTGAATCTGATGACCACGAAGCCGTTTCTGTACGTGTTCAACGCCGACGAGTCCGTGCTGACCGACGATACCCGCAAGGCCGAGCTGAGCGCGATGGTCGCACCTGCCGACGCGGTGTTCCTCGACGCGAAGATCGAGGCCGAACTCCAAGAGCTGGACGACGAGTCGGCTGCTGAGCTGCTGGAGTCGATCGGGCAAACCGAGCGTGGACTCGATGCGTTGGCCCGGGCCGGTTTTCACACCCTCAAGCTGCAGACCTACCTGACGGCGGGCCCAAAAGAGGCGCGCGCGTGGGTGATTCACCAGGGCGACACCGCGCCGAAGGCCGCGGGGGTGATCCACACGGACTTCGAAAAGGGCTTCATCAAAGCCGAAATCGTCTCCTACGAGGACCTGATCGCCGCGGGTTCGATGGCGGCGGCCAAGGCGGCCGGCAAGGTGCGCATGGAGGGCAAGGATTACGTCATGGCCGACGGCGACGTAGTCGAGTTCCGACACGGGGCAACAACAAAGCCGTCGAAGTAGTCGTCTGATGAGGGGGGCATGATGCATTACCGGCTTTATGAATCTGCAGGCTTCCTGGGCTCGCATCCAGCTTTCGCCGACTCGGACGACTTTGATGCACTGCGGCTCTGGGCCGTGAAGCACAATGACTGGAAGGGTGTCCGGACCGCCGCAGTGATCGTGTCGGACGCCGGCCGCGTCTGGTACGTGAGTCGGAGCGGAAAGGCGCGGGAGGCCAGCGATGAGCGGTCGCCCACTGGCGGCGCCTCGCAGGTGTCGAAGCTGATCGCCCGGCTGGAGGACCGTTACACCCCTGAGAGTGCCATTCAGCTCGGCTACGACGTTCCTGGGCCAGAGAGGTGGACGCACAAGACAATTCCTGTGACGTAGACGAGCAGCGCCGGCCGACGGGGACGTGGTTCGGATCAACGTCTACATCGAAGTCGTGACTGTGGTGAAGGAGGCGACGTGACCGACGAGTCGAGGCCATTTCGGGCTGAGATCGAGGAGATCCTTGTCAACCGTTCGAGCACGCGCTTCGGCAAGGTCGCTGCGGGTATGAAGCGAGGGCTCAGCGACGCCGAAATGGCGCAGGAGGCCGTCGCGGCCGGTGAGCCCATCCGCGCGGACAGCGTCGCGGCGGTGCGCAGGATCGTCCGCCTCTCCCTGGATGACGAACTCGTGACCGCGCCTTCCGAGGCCGAGGAGCAGGCCAACCTCTTCCGCGAGTTGCTGAATCACCACTGTTCGCCCGGATTGCTTCAACACATCACCAGCCGCTTGACCCGACTGCAGGCAGTTGGCCCCAATGTCAAGTTGACGCCGCTGGGCGCGGGCCACCTCGGCGCGAACGCCGCGTCGCAGCGAGAGAAGCTCCCGCCGCTTTGCCCAGTGTGCAATCAATTCCATAGTGGCGAGTGTCTGTGACGCGGCCCGCCAGAGCGGTCGGGGCCGACGACGACGTGGTGGAGTTCCGGTTCAACGTGTAGTCGAGTTCCAGTTCAACGTGAGCAAGTAGGCATCGCGCGGAATCGAGATTCGGCGACACGGGTTTCGGCAGCTGGTCTAATGATCGCCATGCCGCTTGTTGAACGTGCGCTTACCGCTCTGGCTCGCCAGCTCGGTGAACCAACTGGGTTCGCAGGCCGGGTGGTCGGACGGCTGCTCAACCGTGGCAATCGGTCAATTGTCGTCGCTGCGGTCGCCGCCACGGGTTGCGGACCAGCGGCCGAAGTCGCCGACATCGGATTTGGCGGAGGCGTCGGACTCGACATCTTGCTCGATCGCAACGGCACGGTTGTTCACGGCGTCGAGATGTCGGAGACGATGCTCACAGAAGCAAAGCGCAGGTTCTCTGACGACATTGCTCGCGGGCGGTTACGTCTGTATTCCGGTCGGATGGAGAGCCTGCCTCTCGAAGATTCCGCACTAGACGCGATCATCTCGACGAACACGATCTATTTCGTACCGGACCTCGCCGCAGCTCTGAGTGAGCTGGTTAGAGTGCTGCGGCCGGGCGGGCGACTGGTACTCGGGGTTGGTGATCCGGATCAGATGTCCAAAATGCCCTTCACCCGCCATGGATTCCGGTTGCGCCCCATCGACGAACTTGTGCCGACTATCCGCGAGGCGGGTTTTGGTCAGATTGAGGACAGGCGCGTCGGTGATGGCCAAGGCGCCTTCCATCTTTTGGTGTGCGACTTGCCGGGCTGACGTGGCGACTCCCTTGTGCACCACTTACAAAGCGGCGAGATGTTTATCGGTGACGGAACTCGGTCGCGTTCCGGTTCAACGTCTAGTCCGCCGCAGGACGGGCCGCCTATCCTTGCCGGGTGAGTGACACGTGCGAGCAGGGTTGTGACTGCTGCAGCACCGTCGATGTGGCGCCCATTCGAGACGGCGAGCGCGACGCCGAATGGGCGCGCGCCGCCAGCTGGGCCCGCTGGCTCGCCTGGGCGAGCCTGCTGTGGATGTGCGCCGAGGGCGCACTCGGCCTCTGGCAGGGATTCGCAACGGGTTCAATCTCTTTGACCGGCTGGGCGCTCGGCAGCGCGGTCGAAGGACTGGCGAGTTTAATCGTCGTCTGGCGGTTCACCGGGTCGCGCACCCTGTCGGCGACGGCCGAGCGGCAAGCGCAACGCGGTATCGCGGTTTCGTTCTGGCTCATCGCTCCGTACATCGCCGCGGAATCGGTGCACAACCTGCTCACACATGCGCGTCCGGAGAGCACGGTCATCGGCATCGTCCTAACCGCTCTGGCATTGGTGCTCATGCCGGGTTTGGGTTGGGCCAAGCGGAGACTGGGCCGAAGGCTGGAATCACAGGCAACCGCCGGAGAAGGTACACAAAACTACCTGTGCGCAGCCCAGGCCGCCGCAGTGCTGGCCACCCTGGCCGTCCTCGCCGTCTGGCCTGGCGGCTGATGGCTGGACGCGGCGGCCGGACTGGTCATCGCCGGCCTCGCCGTCTCGGAAGGGATCGAAGCCTGGCGCGGCCGCGATTGCTGCTGACGCCGCCGCGTGCATCCGCCGACCGACCGTGCCTAAACGCCCGGGGACGCCCGCCAAATCCGAATTACTACTTGCCCGGATCCCCGTCTAGGGAAATTCTGAAGGTATGGCGACTGTAAAGCGGGCTGTGCGGCGGTCTACGAGCGCCCTGGTGGGTGGCGCGCTGGTGCTGTCCGCACTGGGTTTGGCCGGCGGCACCGTCGCCCATGCGGCTCCGGCCCCGGCTCCCACCGGTCACTGGTGCCCGGGCGATCCATGGAACCCGGCCTGGGGCAATGTCTCCGACTGGGACTGGAACCACTGCCACGACTGGCAACGTCCGGGCGGCCCGTCGGCCCCCGCGGGGTGGGGACCCTGGGGCCCTCCGCCGGCGTGGGCACCACCGCAGCCGCCCCAACCGGCCTGGGCGCCCGGGGCGCAGATGATGTGGAACCCCACCGGCGCCGGTAGCTGGGGAATCTGGAACAACGGAATATGGACGCCGATCTGATCCGACCCCGCGGTCCAAATCGGGTGCAACTGGT is part of the Mycobacterium mantenii genome and encodes:
- a CDS encoding DUF6542 domain-containing protein, which encodes MSAQRASSAVEGAHRSIHPKIPGVPWYAALLIAVTATAIGYGIDAGHKELTHVFAGFYIAGCVAAVLAVRQDGIFTTIIQPPLILFGAVPGAYWLFHDAKMGRLKDLLINCGYPLIERFPLMLGTAGAVLAIGLARWYFGNAYTPSTTANTVEDTAGGAGAGVKSFFNGIVAKAQSVLQSDADADDADDSTDSPRRHTSGSTSRTRRTTRSTRTSTRSARTRSRHAREPLGDGSEPVERPERPRRSTRRSAAPARDYDAAEPPRRSRRRPRPDADPDPRGGRDARREPRTRRSPYERPTPRSSRFDGFESYRDRYEPPSGPNSAGRYENRYESREPYEPSYEPRRKRPPSNGSTGTHHPISQVRYRGTGSQDPPREPHTERRSRSRTPGRSHGQPPAESWEYDV
- a CDS encoding class I SAM-dependent methyltransferase; this translates as MIAMPLVERALTALARQLGEPTGFAGRVVGRLLNRGNRSIVVAAVAATGCGPAAEVADIGFGGGVGLDILLDRNGTVVHGVEMSETMLTEAKRRFSDDIARGRLRLYSGRMESLPLEDSALDAIISTNTIYFVPDLAAALSELVRVLRPGGRLVLGVGDPDQMSKMPFTRHGFRLRPIDELVPTIREAGFGQIEDRRVGDGQGAFHLLVCDLPG
- the ychF gene encoding redox-regulated ATPase YchF — translated: MSLSLGIVGLPNVGKSTLFNALTRNNVVAANYPFATIEPNEGVVPLPDPRLDKLAEMFDSEKIVPAPVTFVDIAGIVKGASEGAGLGNKFLANIRECDAICQVVRVFADDDVVHVDGKVDPASDIEVIETELILADMQTLERAVPRLEKEARNNKERKPVHEAAVAAQAVLDSGKTLFSAGVDTSLLRELNLMTTKPFLYVFNADESVLTDDTRKAELSAMVAPADAVFLDAKIEAELQELDDESAAELLESIGQTERGLDALARAGFHTLKLQTYLTAGPKEARAWVIHQGDTAPKAAGVIHTDFEKGFIKAEIVSYEDLIAAGSMAAAKAAGKVRMEGKDYVMADGDVVEFRHGATTKPSK